A genomic window from Vitis riparia cultivar Riparia Gloire de Montpellier isolate 1030 chromosome 16, EGFV_Vit.rip_1.0, whole genome shotgun sequence includes:
- the LOC117933756 gene encoding acid phosphatase 1-like, which produces MNSLRIFLLFALFSISLSHEPFNSHLLPRPLILEYPQESSEEIQLECTSWRFGVEANNLGPWKTIPVACAEYVKEYMTGRAYEIDLGRVANEAAIYARSVELSEDGNDVWVFDVDETLLSNLPYYAEHGYGLEVFDEMEFAKWVEKATAPAIGSSLKLYEVVQSLGFKTFLLTGRSENQRSVTVENLINAGFQNWDKLILRGSNDHGKQATVYKSEKRSEMVKEGYRIVGNSGDQWSDLLGSEMSLRSFKLPNPMYYIP; this is translated from the exons ATGAATTCCCTtagaattttccttcttttcgcCCTGTTTTCCATCTCACTTTCCCACGAACCATTCAACTCCCACCTCCTCCCCAGGCCTCTGATCCTCGAATATCCCCAGGAATCCAGTGAGGAAATTCAATTAGAGTGTACGAGTTGGAGATTTGGAGTTGAGGCCAACAACCTTGGTCCGTGGAAGACGATACCTGTGGCGTGTGCGGAGTATGTGAAAGAGTACATGACGGGTAGGGCTTATGAAATCGATCTCGGACGAGTAGCGAACGAGGCTGCCATTTATGCCAGGTCTGTGGAATTGAGTGAGGATGGGAACGATGTTTGGGTGTTCGATGTGGACGAAACGTTGTTGTCGAATCTTCCGTATTATGCTGAGCATGGTTATGG TTTGGAAGTTTTTGATGAAATGGAGTTTGCTAAATGGGTTGAAAAGGCTACGGCACCTGCTATCGGGTCTAGTTTGAAACTTTATGAAGTGGTTCAGAGTTTGGGCTTCAAGACTTTCTTGCTCACTGGGCGCAGTGAAAACCAAAGGAGTGTCACTGTTGAGAATTTGATCAATGCAGGATTCCAGAACTGGGACAAGCTTATATTGAG GGGGTCCAATGACCATGGAAAACAGGCGACAGTATATAAGTCAGAGAAGAGGAGTGAAATGGTGAAGGAGGGGTATAGAATTGTGGGGAACTCTGGAGACCAATGGAGCGACCTATTAGGTTCTGAAATGTCTCTACGGTCCTTCAAGCTTCCAAATCCCATGTATTACATTCCCTAA